A single region of the Halonatronomonas betaini genome encodes:
- the larC gene encoding nickel insertion protein: MNPEIYSYLFDELFAEGALDVFLTDIKMKKNRPGVMLSVLCPEKKQLDLEKIIFKETTTLGIRIKEIKRSCLKRKFLNFNSSFGTVTLKAAFYNGELIKFSPEYEECKEIAKSKGMPLQQVYQQIISEKMLDQ; encoded by the coding sequence ATGAATCCTGAAATCTACTCCTACCTTTTTGATGAGCTATTTGCAGAGGGTGCTCTTGATGTATTTTTAACTGATATTAAAATGAAGAAAAATCGACCTGGGGTCATGCTGTCTGTTCTCTGTCCTGAAAAGAAACAGTTAGATCTGGAAAAGATAATTTTTAAAGAAACTACGACATTAGGTATTAGAATTAAAGAGATTAAAAGAAGTTGCCTTAAAAGAAAGTTTCTTAATTTTAATTCCAGTTTTGGAACTGTTACTCTTAAAGCAGCTTTTTATAATGGTGAGTTAATAAAGTTTTCTCCTGAATATGAAGAATGTAAAGAAATAGCAAAGTCAAAGGGTATGCCATTGCAGCAGGTTTATCAGCAGATTATATCTGAAAAAATGTTAGACCAGTAA
- a CDS encoding amidohydrolase family protein, producing the protein MMIDLIIDGATVLTMENGVGYYNDASIGINNGKITFIAEQNDSITDKYKAKEYISGKDKLIMPGFIDAHMHTEISIFRGLAQDLNNWMELGLWPFSQHLDQEASEAAIRLNILEAIKNGTTTIGDFGSEIDITASTCQEFGVRGVLAKTINELDKKNPAEPGQLYNFDHKKGEKELDSALKIIDKYKNDDLLDFNLGPQALDMVSMDLLKEIYKQARNLDIQIHMHVAQGDREDWQIEKRYGDRTIPILNKNKLLGPELRAVHLTEATPEETKLLAESGAALTICSGSIGIIDGLVPPLQEFLEVSDRISLGSDQAPGNNCNNMFNEIKLTSLFNKIKSSDPRVLNAGQVLQFATSKAAEALNISDKVGSIAPGKEADLIFIDLKSPALTPVINSPLRNLVPNLVYSASGQEVESVMISGEFVVKDHKFLPANEEQIINKANQEAKRLMAKVDRDWLKEKSPLYKLQEKGYL; encoded by the coding sequence ATGATGATTGATTTAATCATTGATGGAGCAACCGTTCTGACAATGGAAAATGGCGTCGGTTATTATAACGACGCTTCTATTGGTATAAATAATGGTAAAATAACTTTCATTGCAGAACAAAATGATAGTATTACAGATAAATATAAAGCGAAAGAATATATTTCAGGTAAAGATAAATTAATTATGCCAGGATTTATTGATGCTCATATGCATACAGAAATATCTATATTTAGAGGGCTGGCTCAGGACTTAAATAACTGGATGGAATTAGGACTATGGCCCTTTAGCCAACACCTGGATCAGGAAGCCTCTGAGGCGGCTATTAGACTGAATATACTGGAAGCAATTAAGAATGGCACAACTACTATTGGAGATTTTGGCTCAGAAATAGATATTACTGCAAGTACCTGTCAGGAATTCGGTGTAAGAGGTGTTCTGGCTAAAACGATAAATGAGCTTGATAAAAAGAATCCAGCTGAACCTGGACAGTTATATAATTTTGATCACAAAAAAGGTGAAAAAGAATTAGATTCTGCATTGAAAATTATAGATAAATATAAAAATGATGATTTACTAGACTTTAATTTAGGGCCTCAGGCACTGGATATGGTTTCAATGGATTTATTAAAGGAGATCTATAAACAGGCAAGAAACCTTGATATTCAAATCCATATGCATGTAGCTCAGGGTGACAGAGAAGACTGGCAGATTGAAAAGAGATATGGAGATAGAACTATCCCAATTTTAAATAAAAACAAACTTTTAGGACCTGAATTAAGAGCAGTTCACTTAACTGAAGCGACACCAGAAGAAACGAAACTGCTGGCAGAATCAGGTGCAGCATTGACAATTTGCTCCGGGAGTATAGGAATAATTGATGGCCTTGTCCCACCTTTACAGGAATTTTTAGAAGTTTCTGATCGCATTTCTTTAGGGAGTGATCAGGCTCCAGGCAATAATTGCAATAATATGTTCAATGAAATAAAACTGACTTCGTTATTCAATAAAATTAAATCATCTGATCCCAGGGTTTTAAATGCCGGCCAGGTTTTACAGTTTGCAACAAGTAAAGCAGCAGAAGCTTTAAATATCTCAGATAAAGTTGGTTCAATAGCTCCTGGGAAAGAAGCGGACTTAATTTTTATTGATTTAAAATCACCTGCTCTAACACCAGTTATAAATTCGCCATTAAGAAACCTGGTTCCTAATTTAGTCTATTCAGCCTCAGGCCAGGAGGTAGAATCAGTCATGATTTCAGGTGAGTTTGTAGTTAAAGATCATAAATTTTTGCCTGCCAATGAAGAGCAGATTATCAATAAAGCAAATCAAGAGGCTAAAAGATTAATGGCAAAAGTTGATAGAGACTGGCTTAAAGAGAAATCACCACTTTATAAACTTCAGGAAAAAGGTTACTTATGA
- a CDS encoding class I SAM-dependent methyltransferase — MAHIFNPENKDKLISDERRRLFKPERLLTAAGLKEGMSVFDVGCGNGFFALPAAKIVGDNGRVFGFDIYQEMLDSLNSRAEESDINNIKTLKVSEEGANLSEINMLKNKEIDFIIMANILHEVPDINNFLKDYLKFLKTGGRLLVIEWRKKETEEGPGLEHRLSPKEVINLMKEQGLKPIYSRVINNNYYLKISEK; from the coding sequence ATGGCTCATATCTTTAATCCTGAAAATAAAGATAAACTTATATCAGATGAAAGAAGGAGGCTCTTTAAACCTGAAAGACTGCTTACTGCTGCTGGATTAAAAGAGGGGATGTCAGTTTTTGATGTTGGCTGTGGGAATGGTTTTTTTGCACTACCTGCTGCTAAAATTGTTGGAGATAATGGCAGAGTTTTTGGCTTTGATATTTATCAGGAAATGCTGGACTCATTAAATTCAAGGGCAGAGGAGTCTGATATTAATAATATTAAAACTTTAAAAGTTTCAGAAGAAGGGGCAAATCTTTCTGAAATAAATATGCTTAAAAATAAAGAAATTGATTTTATAATTATGGCTAATATACTCCATGAAGTTCCTGACATCAATAATTTTTTAAAAGATTATCTTAAATTTTTAAAAACTGGCGGGCGCCTGCTAGTTATAGAATGGAGAAAAAAAGAGACAGAAGAAGGCCCTGGTTTAGAGCATAGACTGAGCCCTAAAGAGGTAATTAATCTTATGAAAGAGCAGGGTTTAAAACCTATCTACAGCAGAGTTATTAATAACAATTATTACCTAAAGATATCAGAGAAATAA
- a CDS encoding MaoC family dehydratase, translating to MEKKSYDSFQIGETASFSKTITESDVSNYAGITGDFNPVHIDQEYAKDSFFKDRIVHGMLSAGLISAVLGTKLPGPGAIYLSQDLKFKKPVKINDTLTARVEVIDKKPGKNILELNTSCFNQNDIEVLTGNAEVMINT from the coding sequence GTGGAGAAAAAAAGTTATGATAGTTTTCAAATAGGTGAGACTGCTTCTTTTTCTAAAACTATTACAGAGTCTGATGTATCAAATTATGCAGGGATTACCGGAGATTTTAATCCGGTACATATTGATCAGGAATATGCTAAAGATTCATTTTTTAAAGATAGGATCGTTCATGGAATGCTTTCGGCAGGTTTAATTTCTGCTGTTCTAGGAACCAAATTGCCTGGTCCAGGAGCTATTTATCTTTCTCAGGATTTAAAATTTAAAAAGCCAGTTAAAATTAATGATACTCTTACAGCCAGAGTAGAGGTTATTGATAAAAAACCAGGAAAAAATATTCTTGAATTAAATACAAGCTGTTTTAATCAAAATGATATTGAAGTATTGACTGGTAATGCAGAAGTAATGATAAATACTTAA
- a CDS encoding electron transfer flavoprotein subunit beta/FixA family protein, translating to MKIVVCIKQVPDTDEVKIDEEKGTLIRKGVPSIINPEDRNALEEAVKIKEENGAEVIAITMGPPQAREALREAYAIGADQVILLSDIVFAGSDTWATAYTLSQAIKELGDVDLILCGRQAIDGDTAQVGPQIAENLDLPQLTYVKSLEINNTKISVSRAIEDGSMELETELPALVTILNTINQPRYPSIKRIIEIYNQDKIINWTKDDIELDENKLGLDASPTQVANTFVPTHEKKGEIYDSKTQSAVKLLVNNLKQEKVI from the coding sequence ATGAAGATAGTCGTTTGTATTAAACAGGTACCAGATACTGATGAGGTAAAAATAGATGAAGAAAAGGGTACCCTTATTAGAAAAGGTGTACCCAGCATTATAAATCCAGAAGATAGAAATGCTCTAGAGGAAGCTGTCAAAATAAAAGAGGAAAATGGAGCTGAGGTTATAGCTATTACCATGGGGCCACCACAGGCCAGAGAGGCTTTAAGGGAGGCCTATGCAATCGGGGCTGACCAGGTTATCCTATTATCAGATATAGTATTTGCCGGCTCTGATACCTGGGCAACAGCTTATACTTTATCCCAGGCTATCAAAGAGCTTGGAGATGTTGATTTAATATTATGTGGCCGTCAGGCAATTGATGGAGATACAGCCCAGGTAGGCCCGCAGATAGCTGAAAACTTAGATTTACCCCAGTTAACATATGTTAAATCACTGGAAATCAATAATACTAAAATATCTGTCAGTAGAGCTATAGAAGATGGCTCAATGGAATTAGAGACAGAGCTGCCGGCTTTAGTAACAATTTTAAATACAATAAATCAGCCAAGATATCCAAGTATTAAAAGGATTATTGAAATATATAATCAGGATAAAATAATAAATTGGACCAAAGATGATATTGAACTTGATGAAAATAAATTAGGACTTGATGCTTCTCCGACCCAGGTTGCCAATACCTTTGTGCCAACCCATGAAAAAAAGGGAGAAATATATGATTCAAAAACCCAGAGTGCTGTAAAATTATTAGTAAATAACCTGAAACAAGAGAAAGTAATATAG
- a CDS encoding DUF4359 domain-containing protein → MKSSQFFILLILIIMILMAVTNPGMDDYVSWVADQSSEEASNQFEELLTRFVGEPMIRRASSRNNYVIFSIYETNIPDLNGEESSTTIGIFGNFFVLNSPD, encoded by the coding sequence ATGAAAAGCAGTCAATTTTTCATATTATTAATTCTTATAATAATGATTTTGATGGCTGTAACTAATCCAGGTATGGATGATTATGTAAGCTGGGTTGCCGATCAGTCAAGTGAAGAAGCATCTAATCAATTTGAAGAATTACTCACCAGATTTGTTGGAGAACCAATGATTAGAAGGGCTTCCAGTCGAAATAATTATGTTATATTTAGTATTTATGAGACTAATATCCCGGATTTAAATGGTGAAGAAAGTTCAACAACTATTGGTATATTCGGTAATTTTTTTGTTTTAAATAGTCCTGACTAA
- a CDS encoding electron transfer flavoprotein subunit alpha: MLKIIDKNCVGCEACIDKCPYDALYMRENIAIVDKEKCTLCGVCVDHCNFEAIELITNSQKDNSYLNQYEGIWVLAEQREGELLNVSIELIGEARKLAKKKDANVTAVLVGNNLSEQAKTLINRGADKVFLLENKELENYRTEPYTQVISDLIKEEKPEIVLLGATNNGRDLGPRLAARLDTGLTADCTELDIDSEEEILLQTRPAFGGNLMATIVCPEHRPQMATVRPGVMMELEEDSNRTGEIIKIEPEIEEKNIITKIKDIIKEPKASINLESANIIVAGGRGVGCPENFSLIEELAQTVDGEVGASRAVVDEGWIQKEHQVGQTGKTVKPTLYIACGISGAIQHKAGMQNSDYIIAINKDPEAPIFDICDYGIVGDLKEIIPELIDEIA; encoded by the coding sequence ATGCTTAAAATAATTGATAAAAATTGTGTTGGCTGTGAAGCCTGTATAGATAAATGTCCCTATGATGCCTTATATATGAGGGAAAATATTGCAATTGTTGATAAAGAAAAATGCACATTATGTGGTGTATGTGTTGATCACTGTAACTTTGAAGCAATCGAGTTAATTACTAATTCTCAAAAAGATAATTCATACTTAAATCAATATGAAGGTATATGGGTTTTAGCTGAACAGAGAGAGGGAGAGTTATTAAATGTATCGATTGAGTTAATAGGTGAAGCCAGGAAATTGGCTAAAAAGAAAGATGCCAATGTAACAGCTGTTTTAGTTGGAAATAATTTATCAGAGCAGGCTAAGACATTAATTAATAGAGGTGCTGATAAAGTATTCCTATTAGAAAATAAAGAACTTGAAAACTATAGAACTGAGCCATATACCCAGGTGATATCTGATTTAATTAAAGAAGAAAAACCTGAGATAGTCTTATTAGGGGCTACCAATAATGGTAGAGATCTTGGCCCGAGACTGGCAGCCAGGCTTGATACTGGATTAACAGCAGACTGTACAGAACTTGATATAGACTCTGAAGAAGAGATCCTCTTGCAGACCAGGCCAGCTTTTGGTGGCAATTTAATGGCTACAATTGTCTGTCCAGAACATCGGCCACAGATGGCTACTGTTAGGCCAGGAGTTATGATGGAGTTAGAAGAAGACAGCAATCGGACTGGAGAAATAATCAAAATTGAACCTGAGATTGAAGAAAAGAATATAATAACTAAGATTAAAGATATAATTAAAGAGCCTAAAGCTTCAATTAATTTAGAAAGTGCAAATATTATTGTTGCCGGCGGTAGAGGTGTTGGCTGTCCTGAAAACTTTAGTTTAATAGAAGAGCTTGCTCAAACTGTGGACGGCGAAGTCGGGGCATCACGGGCTGTAGTTGATGAAGGCTGGATACAAAAAGAACATCAGGTAGGCCAGACTGGCAAAACAGTAAAACCAACCTTATATATTGCCTGTGGTATCTCAGGGGCAATCCAGCATAAAGCTGGAATGCAGAACTCAGATTATATAATAGCGATTAATAAAGATCCAGAAGCCCCAATTTTTGATATATGTGATTATGGTATTGTTGGTGATTTAAAAGAAATCATCCCGGAATTAATAGATGAAATAGCTTAA
- a CDS encoding acyl-CoA dehydrogenase codes for MDFNLTDTQKMIQKVVKDFAEKEVKPIAAEIDKTGEFPTDNLKKMIKSDMLGIPFPEKLGGAGGDTLSYIIAVEELSKACAVHGIILSAHTSLGCQPIYQYGNDKQKEKYLKPMLKGEKLGAFALTEADAGSDASNIQTVAEKKGDKYILNGNKIFITNAGVADTFIIFAMTDKSKGTRGISAFIVEKDYPGFTLGKKEEKMGINASDTRELIFQDCEVPAENLLGKEGQGFVIAMKTLDGGRIGVAAQALGIAERALEESVKYLGEREQFGRPIGKFQGLQWIVAEMATKIEAAKNLVYKAAKTKDEGKKFSKEAAMAKYFASETATDVANKAIQLHGGYGYMKEYPIERLLRDAKITEIYEGTTEVQKMVIANSVL; via the coding sequence ATGGATTTTAATTTAACAGATACGCAGAAAATGATTCAAAAAGTGGTTAAAGATTTTGCAGAAAAAGAGGTTAAGCCAATAGCGGCAGAAATTGATAAGACTGGAGAATTCCCGACTGATAATTTAAAGAAAATGATCAAGTCTGATATGTTAGGCATTCCTTTTCCTGAGAAATTAGGAGGTGCAGGTGGGGATACTTTAAGTTATATTATAGCCGTTGAAGAACTATCAAAGGCCTGTGCAGTTCATGGGATAATATTATCAGCACATACATCATTAGGCTGTCAGCCTATTTATCAATATGGTAATGATAAACAGAAAGAAAAGTACTTAAAACCGATGTTAAAGGGAGAAAAATTAGGAGCATTTGCATTAACAGAAGCTGATGCTGGCTCAGATGCATCTAATATTCAGACTGTAGCTGAAAAAAAAGGCGATAAATATATCTTAAATGGTAACAAAATATTTATTACCAATGCAGGGGTTGCTGATACTTTTATAATCTTTGCAATGACAGATAAATCAAAAGGGACTAGAGGGATATCTGCCTTTATAGTCGAAAAAGATTATCCAGGCTTTACTTTAGGAAAAAAAGAAGAAAAAATGGGTATCAATGCTTCAGATACCAGGGAACTAATTTTTCAGGACTGTGAAGTCCCTGCAGAAAATCTATTAGGAAAAGAAGGCCAGGGCTTTGTAATTGCAATGAAGACACTGGATGGCGGTAGAATTGGTGTTGCTGCCCAGGCATTAGGCATAGCTGAAAGGGCTCTAGAAGAATCAGTAAAATATCTTGGAGAGCGTGAACAGTTTGGCAGACCAATAGGTAAATTTCAGGGTCTTCAGTGGATAGTTGCTGAAATGGCAACAAAAATAGAGGCTGCTAAAAATCTTGTCTACAAAGCTGCTAAAACTAAAGATGAAGGCAAGAAATTCTCTAAAGAAGCTGCTATGGCTAAATATTTTGCTTCAGAGACAGCTACCGATGTTGCCAATAAGGCCATACAGTTACATGGTGGTTATGGCTATATGAAAGAATATCCAATTGAAAGATTATTAAGAGATGCTAAAATTACTGAAATATATGAGGGAACAACTGAGGTTCAAAAAATGGTAATTGCAAATTCAGTTTTATAA
- the larB gene encoding nickel pincer cofactor biosynthesis protein LarB → MNKKDLRELLEKVRSNEVDIETALNSLKDLPYKDIGLARVDNHRSLRNGFPEVIYCEGKSLEEIKAIITEMLKTNNNILASRASQEIFEMVKEIAPDAIYHPRPKMIFIKQQELEETNSKILVVSGGTSDMPVAEEAAVTAEALGNKVDRLYDVGVAGIHRLLGSLDKLDQASVIIAVAGMEGALASVVGGLVDKPVIAVPTSVGYGANFGGVSALLTMLNSCASGVGVVNIDNGFGAAYLASTINLQIENALKGSD, encoded by the coding sequence ATGAATAAAAAAGATTTAAGAGAATTACTAGAAAAAGTTAGATCAAATGAAGTTGATATTGAAACAGCCCTTAATTCTTTAAAAGATCTACCCTATAAAGATATAGGTCTTGCCAGGGTAGATAATCATAGAAGCTTAAGAAATGGTTTTCCTGAGGTGATTTACTGTGAGGGAAAATCTTTAGAAGAGATTAAAGCCATTATTACTGAAATGTTAAAGACTAATAATAATATCCTGGCCAGCAGAGCCAGTCAGGAAATTTTTGAGATGGTTAAAGAGATAGCCCCTGATGCTATTTATCATCCAAGGCCAAAAATGATTTTTATTAAACAACAGGAGCTAGAGGAAACTAATAGCAAAATTTTAGTTGTCAGTGGTGGCACATCTGATATGCCAGTTGCTGAAGAGGCAGCAGTCACAGCAGAAGCTCTTGGAAATAAAGTCGATAGGCTTTATGACGTTGGTGTAGCAGGGATTCACAGACTTTTAGGCAGTCTTGATAAATTGGATCAGGCATCTGTAATAATTGCTGTTGCCGGTATGGAAGGAGCTCTAGCCAGTGTTGTTGGTGGCCTGGTTGATAAACCAGTAATAGCCGTACCTACCAGTGTCGGTTATGGAGCTAACTTTGGCGGGGTTTCTGCTTTGTTAACAATGTTAAATAGCTGTGCCAGTGGTGTTGGCGTTGTTAATATTGATAACGGATTTGGGGCAGCCTATCTGGCCAGTACTATTAATTTGCAGATCGAGAATGCTTTAAAAGGGAGCGATTAA
- a CDS encoding AbrB/MazE/SpoVT family DNA-binding domain-containing protein: MAEIYISGDGEITFDKEVMDAIGVKPGDDVLIQETEEGIIISKAKKN, encoded by the coding sequence ATGGCTGAAATATATATTTCAGGAGACGGAGAAATCACTTTTGATAAAGAGGTAATGGATGCAATTGGTGTCAAACCAGGTGATGATGTTTTGATTCAAGAGACTGAAGAAGGTATAATTATTTCTAAGGCTAAGAAAAATTAA
- the larC gene encoding nickel pincer cofactor biosynthesis protein LarC: protein MEKILYFDINSGISGDMTIGALLDLDIDQNEFKEELKKLKLDEYRLEITRQKKNGITGTDFKVILNKSTGHHNHGHNHDHSASLSDCNNHSHKSSHSHHHSHNRNFNDIKKLINNSDLSDAVKELSITIFEKVARAEAKVHDKDISQVHFHEVGAVDSIVDIVGTAILIEMLNPDHIYSSKIPLGTGFVNADHGNIPVPAPATIEILKDVPVYSNGIKSELVTPTGAAIIKTLAEEFISLPELNIGKIGYGTGKKELEITNVLRVYQAKKKE from the coding sequence TTGGAAAAAATACTTTATTTTGATATAAATTCAGGGATTAGTGGCGATATGACAATTGGAGCTCTGCTGGATCTAGATATAGACCAGAATGAATTCAAAGAAGAGTTAAAGAAACTAAAGCTGGATGAATATAGACTGGAAATAACCAGGCAGAAGAAGAATGGTATAACTGGAACAGATTTTAAAGTTATTCTAAATAAGAGTACTGGTCATCATAATCATGGCCATAATCATGACCATAGTGCAAGTCTTTCTGATTGTAATAACCATAGCCATAAATCCAGCCACTCTCATCACCACAGTCATAATCGCAATTTCAATGATATCAAAAAGTTAATTAATAATAGTGACTTAAGTGATGCTGTTAAAGAATTAAGTATTACAATATTTGAAAAAGTAGCCAGAGCCGAGGCAAAGGTCCATGATAAAGATATTAGTCAGGTTCATTTTCATGAAGTTGGAGCTGTTGATTCTATTGTGGATATAGTTGGGACTGCAATACTTATTGAGATGTTAAATCCTGATCATATCTACTCTTCAAAGATACCACTGGGGACAGGCTTTGTAAATGCCGATCATGGCAACATTCCTGTGCCTGCACCGGCAACTATTGAAATTTTAAAAGATGTACCAGTCTATTCTAATGGCATTAAAAGTGAACTGGTTACTCCAACAGGAGCAGCTATTATCAAGACCCTTGCCGAGGAATTCATTTCTTTACCTGAATTAAATATTGGAAAAATCGGCTATGGTACAGGAAAAAAGGAACTCGAGATAACAAATGTATTAAGGGTCTATCAGGCTAAAAAAAAAGAGTAG
- a CDS encoding P1 family peptidase: MKSIVDVPGIKVGHAQLEKELTGCTVILTGEKGATAGVDIRGGAPGSRESALLAPEKAVDKVHGILLTGGSAFGLDAAAGVMKYLKENNIGFETGVIPVPIVPASVIFDFLIGEPAWPDASLAYSACKSASSAEMKKGNIGAGIGATIGKVKGPAFMMKSGIGTAYYQFPNGISIGAVVVLNAFGDLRCQHSGNIIAGAYDREENEFLNTMNMLESHEGNKEFGIENTTLAVIATDASLNKNQAKKVAELGQNGLARSLTPAHTMLDGDTVYAVSTGDKKIDISLLGNKAAEIISEAILDSIHSAEKIAGIPSLKYLKERK; encoded by the coding sequence ATGAAATCGATAGTAGATGTTCCTGGAATAAAGGTTGGCCATGCCCAGCTGGAAAAAGAGTTGACAGGTTGCACTGTTATTTTAACAGGCGAAAAAGGTGCAACTGCAGGAGTGGATATTAGAGGAGGGGCACCAGGCAGCCGGGAATCAGCCCTGCTGGCCCCGGAGAAAGCTGTTGATAAGGTACATGGAATCCTTTTAACTGGTGGCAGCGCTTTTGGACTTGATGCAGCAGCCGGGGTAATGAAATACTTAAAAGAAAATAATATTGGTTTTGAGACAGGTGTAATACCAGTCCCAATAGTTCCAGCTTCAGTTATCTTTGATTTTCTGATAGGAGAACCTGCCTGGCCAGATGCCAGCCTGGCATATTCAGCCTGTAAATCGGCTTCTTCAGCAGAAATGAAAAAAGGAAATATTGGAGCAGGAATTGGAGCTACAATTGGAAAGGTCAAAGGGCCCGCGTTTATGATGAAATCAGGTATCGGTACTGCCTACTATCAATTTCCAAATGGCATAAGTATTGGAGCTGTTGTTGTATTGAATGCTTTTGGAGATCTAAGGTGTCAGCATTCCGGTAATATAATTGCCGGGGCTTATGATAGAGAAGAAAATGAGTTTTTAAATACAATGAACATGCTGGAAAGTCATGAAGGTAATAAAGAATTTGGTATAGAAAATACAACCCTTGCAGTCATTGCAACTGATGCCAGTCTTAATAAAAATCAGGCGAAAAAAGTAGCCGAACTTGGCCAGAATGGACTGGCCAGAAGTCTCACCCCTGCCCATACAATGCTTGATGGAGATACAGTCTATGCAGTTTCTACTGGAGATAAAAAGATAGATATTTCACTGCTTGGTAATAAGGCTGCTGAAATTATATCTGAAGCAATTTTAGATTCAATCCATTCAGCTGAAAAGATCGCTGGTATTCCTTCACTGAAATATCTAAAAGAAAGAAAATAA
- a CDS encoding DUF2225 domain-containing protein, with translation MSQLIESDSSQLLKYNAGDIIFDYGDSADDIYIVVQGEIILSKKARGAEEAFEIIKSGGLFGELALINNQTRKIRATAAQNGASIFSYSAKDFFDLIGADTEINQQLINTLVSRIQQLEDPVKINLDLDSIKSNQNEESKKESPGEFFLDGHGNYNREAPESYQHYLYSKDIDCPACGNNFKAKIIRRSRLRLEKIKDNLRKVYKNFEPIWYRIRVCPQCYYAAPGIKFNDISKANKQKIRKEFKIYVERKISSQFQAGFSEPRNLNQVFNSYYLNIACYNFIGVEKEQVAASWLRLSWLYSDQDEVELANKASENAYQELKDFYYKENNQNLNSQAKEKLSLLLADLSIEHGHHEEAMPILDKIVRKSTTKPYYKELARDKFIKIREENNQKER, from the coding sequence ATGAGTCAATTAATCGAGTCAGATTCCAGCCAGCTATTAAAGTATAATGCTGGCGATATAATTTTTGATTATGGGGATTCTGCTGATGATATTTATATAGTTGTGCAGGGAGAAATTATTCTATCTAAAAAAGCTAGAGGTGCTGAAGAAGCCTTTGAAATCATAAAATCTGGAGGTTTATTTGGTGAACTAGCTCTAATCAATAATCAAACTAGAAAGATTAGAGCTACTGCAGCTCAGAATGGTGCTTCCATTTTCAGTTATTCAGCTAAAGATTTTTTTGACCTGATTGGAGCAGATACAGAAATAAATCAACAATTAATTAATACCCTGGTTTCAAGAATACAGCAATTAGAAGATCCAGTTAAGATTAATTTAGATTTAGACTCTATTAAGTCAAACCAGAATGAAGAGTCTAAAAAAGAGTCACCAGGCGAGTTTTTCCTGGATGGCCATGGGAATTACAACAGGGAGGCTCCAGAATCATATCAGCATTACCTTTACTCAAAAGATATAGACTGCCCTGCCTGTGGCAATAACTTTAAAGCTAAAATTATTCGAAGATCAAGATTGAGACTTGAAAAGATAAAAGATAATTTAAGAAAAGTCTATAAAAATTTCGAACCTATCTGGTATCGAATTCGGGTCTGTCCTCAATGTTATTATGCAGCCCCAGGAATTAAATTTAATGATATTTCTAAGGCCAATAAGCAAAAAATAAGAAAAGAATTTAAAATTTATGTAGAAAGAAAAATATCAAGTCAATTTCAAGCAGGCTTTAGTGAGCCAAGGAATTTAAATCAAGTCTTTAATAGTTATTATCTAAATATTGCCTGTTATAATTTTATTGGTGTTGAAAAGGAGCAGGTTGCAGCATCCTGGCTCAGATTAAGCTGGCTTTATAGTGATCAGGATGAAGTTGAGCTTGCAAATAAAGCATCAGAAAATGCTTACCAGGAGCTCAAGGATTTTTATTATAAAGAAAATAATCAAAACTTGAATTCCCAGGCTAAAGAAAAGCTATCTTTACTGCTGGCAGATCTATCAATTGAACATGGTCATCATGAAGAAGCAATGCCTATTTTAGATAAAATTGTTAGAAAATCAACAACTAAGCCATATTATAAAGAGTTAGCCAGAGATAAATTTATTAAAATAAGAGAAGAAAATAATCAGAAAGAACGGTGA